One genomic region from Zalophus californianus isolate mZalCal1 chromosome 12, mZalCal1.pri.v2, whole genome shotgun sequence encodes:
- the CD36 gene encoding platelet glycoprotein 4 isoform X2 — protein sequence MGCDRNCGLIAGAVIGAVLAVFGGILMPVGDMLIEKTIKKQVVLEDGTIAFQNWVKTGTEIYRQFWIFDVQNPQEVVVNSSRIKVKQRGPYTYRVRYLAKENITHDSENHTVSFVQPNGAIFEPSLSVGTENDTLTVLNLAVAAAPHLYPNAFVQVLLNSLIKKSKSSMFQKRTVRELLWGYKDPFLSLVPYPIVTTLGVFYPYNDTVDGVYTVFSGKDNVNQVAIIDTYKGKRNLSYWPSYCDMINGTDAASFPPFVEKTRVLRFFSSDVCRSIYAVFGAEINLKGIPVYRFILPSMAFASPLQNPDNHCFCTEKIISKNCTSYGVLDIGKCKGGRPVYISLPHFLHASPDIGEPIEGLSPNEDEHSTYLDVEPRIKGSEEKLYCAYSLA from the exons ATGGGCTGTGATCGAAATTGTGGACTCATTGCTGGAGCTGTCATTGGCGCAGTGCTGGCTGTGTTTGGAGGTATTCTGATGCCGGTTGGAGACATGCTTATTGAGAAGACCATTAAGAAG caAGTTGTACTCGAAGACGGTACAATTGCCTTTCAGAATTGGGTTAAAACAGGCACAGAAATTTATAGACAGTTTTGGATCTTTGACGTGCAAAACCCACAGGAAGTGGTTGTGAACAGCAGTAGAATCAAGGTTAAACAAAGGGGTCCTTACACATACAG AGTTCGTTATCTAGCTAAAGAAAATATAACCCACGACTCCGAGAACCACACAGTCTCTTTTGTCCAGCCCAATGGTGCCATCTTTGAACCTTCACTTTCTGTTGGAACAGAGAATGACACCCTGACCGTTCTCAATCTGGCTGTAGCA GCTGCACCCCATCTCTATCCAAATGCATTTGTTCAAGTGTTACTCAATTCACTTATCAAAAAGTCAAAATCTTCTATGTTTCAAAAAAGAACTGTGAGAGAGCTCTTGTGGGGCTATAAGGATCCGTTCTTGAGTTTGGTTCCATATCCTATTGTTACGACACTTGGTGTGTTTTATCCT TACAACGACACCGTAGATGGTGTTTATACGGTTTTCAGTGGGAAAGACAACGTAAACCAAGTTGCCATCATCGACACTTACAAAGGTAAAAG aAATCTCTCCTATTGGCCAAGTTATTGTGACATGATCAATGGTACAG ATGCAGCCTCATTTCCACCTTTTGTTGAGAAGACACGAGTATTGCGTTTCTTTTCCTCTGACGTTTGCAG GTCCATCTATGCTGTGTTTGGAGCTGAAATTAATCTGAAAGGAATCCCTGTCTATAGATTTATTCTTCCATCCATGGCCTTTGCATCTCCACTTCAAAATCCAGATAACCACTGTTTCTGCAcagaaaaaattatctcaaaaaattGTACATCATATGGTGTGCTAGACATTGGCAAATGCAAAGGTG GAAGACCTGTGTACATTTCACTTCCTCATTTTCTACATGCAAGTCCTGATATTGGAGAACCTATTGAAGGCTTAAGTCCAAATGAAGACGAACATAGCACATACTTAGATGTTGAACCT CGCATTAAAGGGTCTGAAGAGAAACTATATTGTGCCTATTCTTTGGCTTAA